Proteins found in one Paenibacillus wynnii genomic segment:
- a CDS encoding phage portal protein, with protein MSKIEEFINDFGYSNQWFVEYVNEVNNQMRVMGILDIKEYISGLHDINNRPNEMFNGKEFISRRVVLQYAKRLLEYGTAFLIGNKVTLTGNESVVEAVKSVYKNGYDKLDFDLVHSVNRYGNSYEYVYVKDGKITSKLIDVADSFPVVSSENEYIAFVESYTVSNVTFYNVYYEDRVEKYSNNGGTLQSRGTFANLSGLPVLYRNDNPIDDVYGRSDLLDYKSILDSMEDLISKSTDAFYKHITGIPVIKGQQLTGDKLPTSIVGAGLVLDSDAEFTFEQNQFDHQAFETLYKHLMMSLLDVSSTPGVVLGKTDISNLSEVSIKLLFSLSNLKAMIGEKYIKEGMKQRNDKIRRLLEMQGVVFVDAEWDTLDIVFQYAMPQSEKDVIDNLKVLKDMGAISVESILGHSPYTTDVNSELVRLSEETVKNDTVVDDGNKD; from the coding sequence ATGAGTAAAATTGAAGAATTTATTAATGACTTTGGATATAGCAATCAATGGTTCGTTGAATATGTCAATGAAGTCAACAATCAGATGAGAGTTATGGGGATATTGGATATTAAAGAATACATATCAGGTTTGCACGATATTAATAATCGTCCTAATGAAATGTTTAACGGTAAAGAGTTCATTTCTAGGCGTGTGGTGCTCCAATATGCCAAGCGTTTACTTGAGTATGGGACTGCATTTTTAATCGGTAATAAAGTCACTCTAACAGGCAATGAGAGTGTTGTAGAAGCCGTTAAAAGTGTTTATAAAAACGGATATGATAAACTCGACTTTGATTTAGTACATAGTGTTAATCGGTATGGTAATTCATACGAGTATGTTTATGTTAAGGATGGCAAGATTACAAGCAAACTAATAGATGTGGCTGACTCTTTCCCTGTTGTATCCTCTGAGAATGAGTACATTGCATTTGTTGAGTCATACACGGTTAGCAATGTGACATTTTACAACGTCTACTATGAAGATAGAGTTGAGAAGTATTCTAATAATGGTGGAACATTACAAAGTCGTGGAACATTTGCTAATCTGAGTGGATTACCTGTCCTGTATCGAAATGATAATCCAATTGATGATGTGTATGGACGAAGTGATTTGTTGGACTATAAGAGTATATTGGATTCGATGGAGGACTTGATTAGTAAGAGTACAGATGCTTTCTACAAACATATTACAGGGATTCCTGTGATTAAAGGGCAGCAACTTACAGGTGACAAACTACCTACATCAATAGTTGGTGCTGGATTGGTACTGGATTCAGATGCAGAGTTTACATTTGAACAGAATCAATTTGATCATCAAGCATTTGAGACGTTATATAAACACCTTATGATGAGTCTACTTGATGTGAGTTCAACGCCTGGTGTTGTATTGGGTAAGACAGATATCAGTAATCTGAGTGAGGTTAGTATTAAACTATTGTTTAGTTTGAGCAATCTTAAAGCCATGATCGGTGAGAAGTATATTAAAGAAGGCATGAAGCAACGTAATGATAAGATTAGACGATTGTTAGAGATGCAGGGTGTTGTATTTGTAGATGCTGAGTGGGATACATTGGATATTGTGTTCCAGTATGCTATGCCACAATCTGAGAAGGATGTTATTGATAATCTGAAGGTGTTAAAGGATATGGGAGCAATTAGCGTAGAAAGTATCTTGGGACACTCACCGTATACAACTGATGTGAATAGCGAATTGGTAAGATTAAGTGAAGAAACTGTAAAGAATGATACTGTTGTCGATGATGGAAATAAAGATTAA
- a CDS encoding DNA packaging protein: MAVAAVKKKSKFDMVMDDFKAFAKNFIKIVDNEGNTIPFLLNKEQAEFVDTMQKFNIIAKSRQIGFSTMSLGICLYNAVKYPNTNYMIVSLSGESVTSLFEKLKFMNDNLPREKYPFPKTMRDNRGELVLENGSRVQVAASDGKSIGRGNTYQYILISEMAFYGGDQTKVLTSLEQALAKNNTSRLVIETTANGTANYYYELFMKSWKGKTNYIAFFYGWTSDAYKEQFRFEHDTAEEWFKLNNKGQRLMAKDLTDEEKRIHNMGANLRMLMWRQWKLSSMQLIDFQTEYPSYPEEAFKTSGQNVFDQSKILERIENLLPPLSRDELKTELPDTLLKYIGRGLNVYHLPRRNVKYYGGSDVSSGSGGDSSSLSLMDSDGVQALAFANNKVSVYEFAEFLNAVGRYYNYAFLAVEKNSYGLPVIERLRNDYHYMNLYKHKTFDQKGNKKFILGWLTTDKTKAIMISDYKESFEKGLILVEDKDTLQQMILFVEQNGKMGNVKGKNNHDDLVISHSLAVQAMKNNKWYV; encoded by the coding sequence ATGGCAGTGGCAGCGGTTAAAAAGAAGAGTAAATTTGATATGGTAATGGATGATTTTAAGGCGTTTGCCAAGAATTTTATTAAGATCGTCGACAATGAAGGTAATACTATCCCCTTCCTGCTAAACAAAGAACAAGCAGAGTTTGTAGATACGATGCAGAAGTTTAATATTATTGCCAAGTCAAGACAGATCGGATTTTCCACAATGTCATTAGGTATCTGTTTATATAATGCAGTCAAATATCCCAATACAAACTATATGATTGTATCGTTATCGGGCGAATCTGTAACTTCACTTTTTGAAAAGTTAAAGTTTATGAATGATAACCTTCCAAGAGAGAAATACCCCTTCCCTAAGACGATGAGAGACAACCGTGGTGAATTAGTATTAGAGAATGGATCGAGGGTTCAAGTAGCAGCCAGTGATGGTAAATCAATTGGGCGTGGTAATACATATCAATACATATTGATTAGTGAGATGGCTTTCTATGGTGGCGACCAAACAAAGGTATTAACCTCTCTAGAGCAAGCACTTGCCAAGAATAATACAAGTAGGCTCGTGATTGAGACAACTGCTAACGGTACAGCAAACTATTATTATGAATTGTTTATGAAGAGTTGGAAAGGTAAAACCAACTATATAGCATTCTTCTATGGGTGGACTTCTGATGCTTACAAGGAACAGTTCAGATTTGAACATGATACTGCTGAGGAATGGTTTAAGTTAAATAACAAGGGTCAACGGTTAATGGCAAAGGATTTAACGGATGAGGAAAAACGAATACATAATATGGGCGCTAATTTAAGAATGTTGATGTGGAGACAGTGGAAACTATCCTCTATGCAATTGATTGACTTTCAAACGGAGTATCCCTCCTATCCAGAAGAAGCATTTAAAACGAGTGGTCAGAATGTATTTGATCAATCTAAGATTCTTGAACGCATTGAGAATCTTCTCCCTCCTCTCTCCAGAGATGAACTGAAAACTGAATTACCTGATACGCTACTCAAATATATCGGCAGAGGTTTGAATGTCTACCATTTGCCTAGACGTAATGTCAAATATTACGGTGGTAGTGACGTTTCTAGTGGTTCAGGTGGTGACTCATCAAGTTTATCGTTAATGGATTCTGATGGAGTTCAGGCGTTAGCATTTGCTAATAATAAAGTGAGCGTATATGAGTTTGCAGAGTTCCTAAATGCAGTTGGACGCTATTATAACTACGCCTTTCTTGCCGTTGAAAAGAACAGTTACGGCTTACCTGTCATAGAGCGACTTAGAAACGATTATCACTACATGAATTTATATAAACATAAGACGTTTGACCAAAAGGGTAATAAGAAATTTATCCTTGGTTGGCTTACTACGGATAAAACTAAAGCAATCATGATAAGTGACTATAAGGAATCATTTGAGAAAGGTTTAATCCTTGTTGAAGATAAGGACACCTTACAACAAATGATTCTTTTTGTTGAGCAAAACGGCAAAATGGGCAACGTCAAAGGGAAAAACAATCATGATGACTTGGTTATCAGTCATTCATTAGCAGTTCAAGCAATGAAAAATAACAAATGGTATGTCTAA
- a CDS encoding phage holin family protein, protein MERTDIFIKSTIGVVTGLVSWMIGGFGLVFTVLIGLMMIDFITGFMVGIYEKNINSRIGTLGLIRKTYVILLIGAVFMVESAVLGSNGIITDGISGAFVVVELVSIVENGGKLGIRLPDKVKDLILVLKNKDKSEIE, encoded by the coding sequence TTGGAAAGAACAGATATATTTATTAAATCAACAATTGGAGTTGTCACAGGATTAGTGTCGTGGATGATAGGTGGTTTTGGATTAGTTTTCACTGTGCTGATTGGTCTTATGATGATAGATTTCATAACTGGGTTCATGGTCGGTATATATGAAAAGAATATAAACAGTCGAATCGGCACATTAGGATTGATTCGTAAAACATATGTAATTTTATTGATCGGCGCTGTGTTCATGGTTGAATCTGCTGTATTGGGGAGCAATGGAATAATCACAGACGGAATATCAGGTGCATTCGTGGTAGTGGAACTGGTGAGTATTGTTGAAAATGGCGGTAAACTTGGAATTAGATTGCCTGACAAAGTTAAGGATTTGATTCTCGTACTGAAAAATAAGGATAAATCAGAAATTGAATAA
- a CDS encoding helix-turn-helix domain-containing protein, with protein sequence MKFVDSHIKVKSNWFDKGNTFSKVGADAFLLYLTLYRYHIYNQDKCTFATSMKMLKKETGFTIDKTKELFKILIRYKVIQCSVTRWDRYEDDGFMLVTALDLPNTKREKGNKGNEYDAPVTDADHYISIDLKLMQYYLDNGLGCSEIAFYCLIRKYSNNNERKCWMSINKMADTLGFSNDKVHKMVHTLNRMRLMGSEYRQNGTRTINGVKKMSYRFEHVIFGNITTLDSLRESFKSIIDKNIKKWDKQKERKNKVKTSVNPFIDDELNSDDIVIEEQEDYEPLNDYLNMSDDNPF encoded by the coding sequence ATGAAATTTGTAGATAGTCACATTAAGGTTAAATCTAATTGGTTTGACAAAGGTAATACTTTTAGCAAGGTTGGTGCAGATGCTTTCCTTCTTTATCTAACACTGTATAGATACCATATTTATAATCAAGATAAATGTACATTTGCAACCAGTATGAAAATGCTGAAGAAAGAAACGGGTTTTACTATTGATAAAACTAAAGAGTTGTTTAAAATTCTTATTCGTTACAAAGTTATTCAATGCTCTGTCACAAGATGGGATAGATATGAAGATGACGGATTTATGCTTGTTACAGCGCTTGATCTCCCCAATACAAAAAGAGAAAAAGGGAACAAGGGAAATGAATACGATGCTCCTGTTACAGATGCAGACCATTATATTAGTATTGATTTGAAATTGATGCAATATTACTTAGATAACGGTTTAGGATGTTCCGAGATTGCCTTTTACTGTTTAATTCGTAAGTATAGTAATAACAACGAGAGAAAATGTTGGATGTCTATTAATAAAATGGCTGACACTTTAGGGTTCTCCAATGATAAGGTACATAAGATGGTTCATACGCTCAACCGTATGAGATTGATGGGTTCAGAGTATAGACAAAACGGAACACGGACGATAAACGGTGTCAAGAAAATGTCTTATCGGTTTGAGCATGTTATTTTCGGTAATATCACTACTTTAGATAGTTTGAGAGAATCATTCAAATCAATTATTGATAAGAATATCAAAAAATGGGATAAACAAAAGGAAAGAAAGAATAAAGTCAAAACAAGTGTTAACCCCTTTATTGATGATGAATTGAACTCCGATGATATCGTCATAGAAGAACAGGAAGATTATGAACCATTGAATGACTACCTGAACATGAGTGACGACAATCCATTCTAA